From a region of the Globicephala melas chromosome 19, mGloMel1.2, whole genome shotgun sequence genome:
- the HIF3A gene encoding hypoxia-inducible factor 3-alpha isoform X1: protein MWQQPTFLSHPTLSLPGAPPVNAAHARRSSTELRKEKSRDAARSRRSQETEVLYQLAHTLPFARGVSAHLDKASIMRLTISYLRMHQLCAAGEWNQVGAGGEPLDACYLKALEGFVMVLTAEGDMAYLSENVSKHLGLSQLELIGHSIFDFVHPCDQEELQDALTPRQSLSKKKPEAPTERCFSLRMKSTLTSRGRTLNLKAATWKVLRCSGHMRAYKPPAQSSPAGSPHLEPPLQCLVLICEAIPHPGSLEPPLGQGAFLSRHSLDMKFTYCDERIAEVAGYSPDDLIGCSAYEYIHALDSDAVGQSIHTLLSKGQAVTGQYRFLARSGGYLWTQTQATVVSGGRGPQSESIVCVHFLISRVEETEVVLSLEQTERHSRRHVQRGTPSQKDAPNPGDSLDTSGPRILAFLHPPALSEAALAADPRRFCSPDLRRLLAPILDGTSVAATPSAPPAPRRPRSPLPADLPDELLVDVENAHKLFASGKDLEAVETDLDIAQDVDALDLEMLAPYISMDDDFQLNSSEQLPRAYHRPPGAVPRPRARSFHGMSPPTPEPSLLPRWGSDPRLSCSSPSRGDPSASSPMAGARKRALAQSAEDEAEGVELLGVRPPKQSPSPEPENFLLPPLSLSFLLTGGPAPGSQQDPSTHLLELNEPLGLGPSLLPLYPDEDTAQPRSHFQPAAGLAQAN, encoded by the exons ATGTGGCAGCAACCCACGTTCTTGTCCCATCCAACTCTTTCCCTTCCCGGGGCGCCGCCAGTGAACGCTGCCCATGCCCGCAGGTCGAGCACGGAGCTGCGCAAGGAGAAGTCCCGGGATGCGGCCCGCAGCCGGCGCAGCCAGGAGACCGAGGTGCTGTACCAGCTGGCGCACACGCTGCCCTTCGCGCGCGGGGTGAGCGCCCACCTGGACAAAGCCTCCATCATGCGCCTCACCATCAGCTACCTGCGCATGCACCAACTCTGCGCCGCAG GGGAGTGGAACCAGGTGGGAGCAGGGGGCGAACCACTGGATGCCTGCTACCTGAAGGCCCTGGAGGGCTTCGTTATGGTGCTCACCGCCGAGGGAGACATGGCTTACTTGTCAGAGAATGTCAGCAAACACCTGGGCCTCAGTCAG cttgAGCTGATCGGACACAGTATCTTTGATTTTGTCCATCCCTGTGACCAAGAGGAGCTTCAGGACGCCCTGACTCCCCGGCAGA GCCTGTCCAAAAAGAAGCCGGAGGCCCCCACCGAGCGGTGCTTCTCCTTGCGCATGAAGAGCACCCTCACCAGCCGCGGGCGCACCCTCAACCTCAAGGCGGCCACCTGGAAG GTACTGCGCTGTTCTGGACACATGAGGGCCTACAAGCCCCCTGCACAGTCTTCCCCGGCCGGGAGCCCCCACTTGGAGCCCCCCCTGCAATGTCTGGTGCTAATCTGTGAAGCCATCCCCCACCCTGGCAGCTTGGAGCCCCCGTTGGGCCAGGGGGCCTTCCTCAGCCGCCACAGCCTGGACATGAAGTTCACCTACTGTGATGAGAG GATTGCGGAGGTTGCTGGCTACAGCCCCGATGACCTGATTGGCTGTTCTGCCTATGAGTACATCCATGCGCTGGACTCAGATGCAGTCGGCCAGAGCATCCATACCT TGCTGAGCAAGGGCCAGGCAGTAACGGGGCAGTACCGCTTCCTGGCCCGGAGTGGTGGCTACCTGTGGACCCAGACCCAGGCCACAGTGGTGTCGGGGGGCCGGGGCCCCCAGTCTGAGAGTATCGTCTGCGTCCATTTCCTGATCAG CCGGGTGGAAGAGACCGAAGTGGTGCTGTCCCTGGAGCAAACGGAGCGACACTCTCGCAGACACGTTCAGCGGGGCACCCCCTCTCAGAAGGATGCCCCTAATCCTGGTGACAGTCTTG ACACCTCTGGTCCCCGGATCCTAGCCTTCCTGCACCCCCCTGCCCTGAGTGAGGCCGCCCTGGCCGCTGACCCCCGTCGTTTCTGTAGCCCTGACCTCCGTCGCCTCCTGGCACCGATCCTGGATGGGACTTCAGTAGCCGCTACCCCCAGTGCACCCCCAGCCCCACGACGCCCCCGAAGTCCTCTTCCG GCTGATCTCCCAGATGAACTACTTGTGGATGTGGAGAATGCACACAAACTCTTCGCCTCTGGGAAAGACCTTGAGGCAGTGGAGACAGATCTAGATATAGCTCAG GACGTCGATGCTCTGGACTTGGAGATGCTGGCCCCCTACATCTCCATGGATGATGACTTCCAGCTCAACTCCAGTGAGCAGCTACCCAGGGCCTACCACAGACCTCCAGGGGCTGTCCCCCGGCCCCGTGCACGGAGCTTCCACGGCATGTCGCCCCCAACCCCTGAGCCCTCCCTGCTGCCCCGCTGGGGGAGTGACCCCCGGCTGAGCTGTTCCAGCCCCTCCAGAGGGGACCCCTCAGCATCCTCCCCCATGGCTGGGGCTCGGAAGAG GGCCCTGGCCCAGAGCGCAGAGGACGAGGCAGAGGGGGTGGAGCTGCTGGGAGTGAGACCCCCCAAACAGTCCCCCAGCCCAGAACCCGAAAACTTCCTGCTGCCTCCCCTCAGCCTG
- the HIF3A gene encoding hypoxia-inducible factor 3-alpha isoform X6, with translation MRLTISYLRMHQLCAAGEWNQVGAGGEPLDACYLKALEGFVMVLTAEGDMAYLSENVSKHLGLSQLELIGHSIFDFVHPCDQEELQDALTPRQSLSKKKPEAPTERCFSLRMKSTLTSRGRTLNLKAATWKVLRCSGHMRAYKPPAQSSPAGSPHLEPPLQCLVLICEAIPHPGSLEPPLGQGAFLSRHSLDMKFTYCDERIAEVAGYSPDDLIGCSAYEYIHALDSDAVGQSIHTLLSKGQAVTGQYRFLARSGGYLWTQTQATVVSGGRGPQSESIVCVHFLISRVEETEVVLSLEQTERHSRRHVQRGTPSQKDAPNPGDSLDTSGPRILAFLHPPALSEAALAADPRRFCSPDLRRLLAPILDGTSVAATPSAPPAPRRPRSPLPADLPDELLVDVENAHKLFASGKDLEAVETDLDIAQDVDALDLEMLAPYISMDDDFQLNSSEQLPRAYHRPPGAVPRPRARSFHGMSPPTPEPSLLPRWGSDPRLSCSSPSRGDPSASSPMAGARKRALAQSAEDEAEGVELLGVRPPKQSPSPEPENFLLPPLSLSFLLTGGPAPGSQQDPSTHLLELNEPLGLGPSLLPLYPDEDTAQPRSHFQPAAGLAQAN, from the exons ATGCGCCTCACCATCAGCTACCTGCGCATGCACCAACTCTGCGCCGCAG GGGAGTGGAACCAGGTGGGAGCAGGGGGCGAACCACTGGATGCCTGCTACCTGAAGGCCCTGGAGGGCTTCGTTATGGTGCTCACCGCCGAGGGAGACATGGCTTACTTGTCAGAGAATGTCAGCAAACACCTGGGCCTCAGTCAG cttgAGCTGATCGGACACAGTATCTTTGATTTTGTCCATCCCTGTGACCAAGAGGAGCTTCAGGACGCCCTGACTCCCCGGCAGA GCCTGTCCAAAAAGAAGCCGGAGGCCCCCACCGAGCGGTGCTTCTCCTTGCGCATGAAGAGCACCCTCACCAGCCGCGGGCGCACCCTCAACCTCAAGGCGGCCACCTGGAAG GTACTGCGCTGTTCTGGACACATGAGGGCCTACAAGCCCCCTGCACAGTCTTCCCCGGCCGGGAGCCCCCACTTGGAGCCCCCCCTGCAATGTCTGGTGCTAATCTGTGAAGCCATCCCCCACCCTGGCAGCTTGGAGCCCCCGTTGGGCCAGGGGGCCTTCCTCAGCCGCCACAGCCTGGACATGAAGTTCACCTACTGTGATGAGAG GATTGCGGAGGTTGCTGGCTACAGCCCCGATGACCTGATTGGCTGTTCTGCCTATGAGTACATCCATGCGCTGGACTCAGATGCAGTCGGCCAGAGCATCCATACCT TGCTGAGCAAGGGCCAGGCAGTAACGGGGCAGTACCGCTTCCTGGCCCGGAGTGGTGGCTACCTGTGGACCCAGACCCAGGCCACAGTGGTGTCGGGGGGCCGGGGCCCCCAGTCTGAGAGTATCGTCTGCGTCCATTTCCTGATCAG CCGGGTGGAAGAGACCGAAGTGGTGCTGTCCCTGGAGCAAACGGAGCGACACTCTCGCAGACACGTTCAGCGGGGCACCCCCTCTCAGAAGGATGCCCCTAATCCTGGTGACAGTCTTG ACACCTCTGGTCCCCGGATCCTAGCCTTCCTGCACCCCCCTGCCCTGAGTGAGGCCGCCCTGGCCGCTGACCCCCGTCGTTTCTGTAGCCCTGACCTCCGTCGCCTCCTGGCACCGATCCTGGATGGGACTTCAGTAGCCGCTACCCCCAGTGCACCCCCAGCCCCACGACGCCCCCGAAGTCCTCTTCCG GCTGATCTCCCAGATGAACTACTTGTGGATGTGGAGAATGCACACAAACTCTTCGCCTCTGGGAAAGACCTTGAGGCAGTGGAGACAGATCTAGATATAGCTCAG GACGTCGATGCTCTGGACTTGGAGATGCTGGCCCCCTACATCTCCATGGATGATGACTTCCAGCTCAACTCCAGTGAGCAGCTACCCAGGGCCTACCACAGACCTCCAGGGGCTGTCCCCCGGCCCCGTGCACGGAGCTTCCACGGCATGTCGCCCCCAACCCCTGAGCCCTCCCTGCTGCCCCGCTGGGGGAGTGACCCCCGGCTGAGCTGTTCCAGCCCCTCCAGAGGGGACCCCTCAGCATCCTCCCCCATGGCTGGGGCTCGGAAGAG GGCCCTGGCCCAGAGCGCAGAGGACGAGGCAGAGGGGGTGGAGCTGCTGGGAGTGAGACCCCCCAAACAGTCCCCCAGCCCAGAACCCGAAAACTTCCTGCTGCCTCCCCTCAGCCTG
- the HIF3A gene encoding hypoxia-inducible factor 3-alpha isoform X4 — MALGLQRARSSTELRKEKSRDAARSRRSQETEVLYQLAHTLPFARGVSAHLDKASIMRLTISYLRMHQLCAAGEWNQVGAGGEPLDACYLKALEGFVMVLTAEGDMAYLSENVSKHLGLSQLELIGHSIFDFVHPCDQEELQDALTPRQSLSKKKPEAPTERCFSLRMKSTLTSRGRTLNLKAATWKVLRCSGHMRAYKPPAQSSPAGSPHLEPPLQCLVLICEAIPHPGSLEPPLGQGAFLSRHSLDMKFTYCDERIAEVAGYSPDDLIGCSAYEYIHALDSDAVGQSIHTLLSKGQAVTGQYRFLARSGGYLWTQTQATVVSGGRGPQSESIVCVHFLISRVEETEVVLSLEQTERHSRRHVQRGTPSQKDAPNPGDSLDTSGPRILAFLHPPALSEAALAADPRRFCSPDLRRLLAPILDGTSVAATPSAPPAPRRPRSPLPADLPDELLVDVENAHKLFASGKDLEAVETDLDIAQGPGPERRGRGRGGGAAGSETPQTVPQPRTRKLPAASPQPEFPSDRRTSPREPAGSQHPPPRTE; from the exons GTCGAGCACGGAGCTGCGCAAGGAGAAGTCCCGGGATGCGGCCCGCAGCCGGCGCAGCCAGGAGACCGAGGTGCTGTACCAGCTGGCGCACACGCTGCCCTTCGCGCGCGGGGTGAGCGCCCACCTGGACAAAGCCTCCATCATGCGCCTCACCATCAGCTACCTGCGCATGCACCAACTCTGCGCCGCAG GGGAGTGGAACCAGGTGGGAGCAGGGGGCGAACCACTGGATGCCTGCTACCTGAAGGCCCTGGAGGGCTTCGTTATGGTGCTCACCGCCGAGGGAGACATGGCTTACTTGTCAGAGAATGTCAGCAAACACCTGGGCCTCAGTCAG cttgAGCTGATCGGACACAGTATCTTTGATTTTGTCCATCCCTGTGACCAAGAGGAGCTTCAGGACGCCCTGACTCCCCGGCAGA GCCTGTCCAAAAAGAAGCCGGAGGCCCCCACCGAGCGGTGCTTCTCCTTGCGCATGAAGAGCACCCTCACCAGCCGCGGGCGCACCCTCAACCTCAAGGCGGCCACCTGGAAG GTACTGCGCTGTTCTGGACACATGAGGGCCTACAAGCCCCCTGCACAGTCTTCCCCGGCCGGGAGCCCCCACTTGGAGCCCCCCCTGCAATGTCTGGTGCTAATCTGTGAAGCCATCCCCCACCCTGGCAGCTTGGAGCCCCCGTTGGGCCAGGGGGCCTTCCTCAGCCGCCACAGCCTGGACATGAAGTTCACCTACTGTGATGAGAG GATTGCGGAGGTTGCTGGCTACAGCCCCGATGACCTGATTGGCTGTTCTGCCTATGAGTACATCCATGCGCTGGACTCAGATGCAGTCGGCCAGAGCATCCATACCT TGCTGAGCAAGGGCCAGGCAGTAACGGGGCAGTACCGCTTCCTGGCCCGGAGTGGTGGCTACCTGTGGACCCAGACCCAGGCCACAGTGGTGTCGGGGGGCCGGGGCCCCCAGTCTGAGAGTATCGTCTGCGTCCATTTCCTGATCAG CCGGGTGGAAGAGACCGAAGTGGTGCTGTCCCTGGAGCAAACGGAGCGACACTCTCGCAGACACGTTCAGCGGGGCACCCCCTCTCAGAAGGATGCCCCTAATCCTGGTGACAGTCTTG ACACCTCTGGTCCCCGGATCCTAGCCTTCCTGCACCCCCCTGCCCTGAGTGAGGCCGCCCTGGCCGCTGACCCCCGTCGTTTCTGTAGCCCTGACCTCCGTCGCCTCCTGGCACCGATCCTGGATGGGACTTCAGTAGCCGCTACCCCCAGTGCACCCCCAGCCCCACGACGCCCCCGAAGTCCTCTTCCG GCTGATCTCCCAGATGAACTACTTGTGGATGTGGAGAATGCACACAAACTCTTCGCCTCTGGGAAAGACCTTGAGGCAGTGGAGACAGATCTAGATATAGCTCAG GGCCCTGGCCCAGAGCGCAGAGGACGAGGCAGAGGGGGTGGAGCTGCTGGGAGTGAGACCCCCCAAACAGTCCCCCAGCCCAGAACCCGAAAACTTCCTGCTGCCTCCCCTCAGCCTG